In Corylus avellana chromosome ca2, CavTom2PMs-1.0, the following proteins share a genomic window:
- the LOC132169013 gene encoding pectinesterase inhibitor-like: protein MKSQLPFAVAFVLLVYSQSLGMVRADLEDQDLVDITCSKTYNPVFCTSTLRADPGSTSTDLKGLALIMLHAVQNRTNETFRHVEYLIGQTSDPVIKEMLNGCSTEYGVAAVVSCPDAIKQFGWGRFLFSQGDMDGVFHNAENCEGYFSCEEVVTDGTFGHCVPKPSPLTDQNNLVYTLARIAADIISTIN, encoded by the coding sequence ATGAAATCCCAGCTTCCATTTGCCGTGGCTTTTGTGCTCTTGGTTTACAGCCAATCATTAGGAATGGTGCGTGCAGATTTGGAGGACCAAGATTTGGTGGACATCACGTGCTCGAAGACCTACAACCCTGTGTTTTGCACGTCGACATTAAGGGCGGATCCGGGCAGCACCAGCACCGACTTGAAGGGCCTTGCCCTTATAATGTTGCATGCTGTGCAGAACAGGACCAATGAAACTTTTAGGCATGTGGAATATTTGATCGGGCAGACAAGCGATCCAGTTATCAAGGAGATGCTCAATGGTTGTAGTACCGAGTATGGGGTCGCTGCTGTCGTGAGCTGTCCGGATGCAATCAAACAGTTTGGTTGGGGCCGTTTCCTCTTTTCTCAGGGCGATATGGATGGCGTTTTCCATAATGCAGAGAATTGTGAAGGGTACTTCAGCTGTGAAGAGGTCGTCACTGATGGTACCTTTGGCCACTGCGTACCAAAGCCGTCGCCGTTAACTGATCAGAATAATCTTGTTTATACCCTTGCCCGAATAGCCGCGGACAttatatccaccattaattag
- the LOC132169014 gene encoding pectinesterase inhibitor-like: protein MKSQLPFAVAFVLLVYSQSLGMVRADLEDQDLVDITCSKTYNPVFCTSTLRADPGSTSTDLKGLALIMLHAVQNRTNETFGHVKYLIGQTSDPVIKEMLKDCSTEYGVSAFESCPDAIKQFGFGRFRFSKVDMEGVFQSAERCEEYFSCEEVVIDGTFGHCVPKPSLLTDRNNLVYTLARIAADIIFTIK, encoded by the coding sequence ATGAAATCCCAGCTTCCATTTGCCGTGGCTTTTGTGCTCTTGGTTTACAGCCAATCATTAGGAATGGTGCGTGCAGATTTGGAGGACCAAGATTTGGTGGACATCACGTGCTCGAAGACCTACAACCCTGTGTTTTGCACGTCGACATTAAGAGCGGATCCGGGCAGCACCAGCACCGACTTGAAGGGCCTTGCCCTTATAATGTTGCATGCTGTGCAAAACAGGACCAATGAAACTTTTGGGCATGTAAAATATTTGATCGGACAAACAAGCGATCCAGTTATCAAAGAGATGCTCAAGGATTGTAGTACCGAGTATGGGGTTAGTGCTTTTGAGAGCTGTCCAGATGCAATCAAACAGTTTGGTTTCGGTCGTTTCCGCTTTTCTAAGGTTGATATGGAGGGCGTTTTCCAAAGTGCAGAGCGTTGTGAAGAGTACTTCAGCTGTGAAGAGGTCGTCATTGACGGTACCTTTGGCCACTGTGTACCAAAGCCGTCGCTGTTAACTGATCGGAATAATCTTGTTTACACCCTTGCTCGAATAGCTGCGGACATTATATTCACCATTAAGTAG